One window from the genome of Musa acuminata AAA Group cultivar baxijiao chromosome BXJ1-4, Cavendish_Baxijiao_AAA, whole genome shotgun sequence encodes:
- the LOC135668526 gene encoding probable serine/threonine-protein kinase PBL21: MSCFPCFNLRRRERSCRLEGTAGAPNSRFLGDSSERGSEVSSLGKEMMNCARRFAFRELATAAQNFKEANLIGEGGFGRVYIGQLDCSQVVAIKQLNRDGLQGNKEFLVEVLMLIMLRHENLVSLIGYCADGDERLLVYEYMPKGSLEDHLFDPSLSKPPLEWNTRIKIAVGVAKGLTYLHDVANPPVIYRDMKAANVLLDDDFNPKLSDFGLAKLGPDGDNTHVSTRVMGTYGYCAPDYALSGKLTMKSDVYSFGVLLLELITGQRAFDSSRIGGEQYLTNWSRPFLSDRRKFNLLADPFLQGRFPQRASHQLVVIASMCLQEQPHFRPIMADVVVALNHVASQPYIPEPDSKIKTSPSPPPGEVTGTPS, encoded by the exons ATGAGCTGTTTTCCTTGTTTCAACCTTCGCCGGAGGGAGAGGAGTTGCAGGTTAGAGGGCACCGCCGGCGCACCCAACTCCAGATTCCTTGGCGATTCCTCGG AGCGTGGGAGCGAGGTGTCATCGCTTGGAAAGGAGATGATGAACTGTGCCCGAAGATTTGCTTTCCGAGAGCTCGCCACCGCTGCCCAGAACTTTAAAGAAGCCAATTTGATCGGAGAAGGGGGCTTCGGAAGAGTTTACATTGGCCAGTTGGATTGTAGCCAG GTGGTAGCTATTAAGCAGCTAAACCGGGATGGGCTTCAGGGAAACAAAGAGTTTCTGGTGGAGGTGCTCATGCTGATCATGCTACGGCATGAGAATCTTGTGAGCTTAATTGGATACTGTGCTGATGGAGACGAGAGGCTCTTAGTTTATGAGTATATGCCAAAGGGCAGCTTGGAAGACCACCTGTTTG atccttctctgagcaaaccACCCCTGGAATGGAACACACGAATAAAGATTGCTGTTGGTGTTGCCAAAGGGCTTACATATCTACATGATGTTGCAAATCCTCCTGTTATTTACCGGGACATGAAGGCTGCAAATGTATTGTTAGACGATGACTTCAATCCAAAACTTTCTGATTTTGGACTCGCAAAACTTGGGCCTGATGGCGACAACACACATGTCTCGACAAGGGTGATGGGAACATATGGCTATTGTGCTCCTGACTATGCGTTGAGTGGCAAGTTGACAATGAAGTCTGACGTATATAGTTTTGGTGTGCTTCTGTTGGAGCTGATCACCGGGCAAAGGGCTTTTGATTCTTCAAGGATTGGAGGCGAGCAATATCTAACAAATTGG TCAAGACCTTTTCTCAGTGATAGAAGGAAGTTCAACCTGTTGGCTGATCCATTTCTTCAAGGCCGCTTCCCACAACGGGCctctcaccaattggttgtcattgccTCAATGTGTCTTCAAGAGCAGCCCCATTTTCGACCCATCATGGCCGATGTGGTTGTTGCCCTTAATCATGTGGCATCTCAGCCATATATTCCTGAGCCTGATTCCAAGATCAAGACCTCTCCATCACCGCCCCCAGGGGAGGTTACTGGTACACCATCTTGA